In a single window of the Globicephala melas chromosome 10, mGloMel1.2, whole genome shotgun sequence genome:
- the TMEM106C gene encoding transmembrane protein 106C isoform X1: MGSQQSAYAHPPSCKRKKADDREDLLAEREQEEAIAQFPYVEFTGRDSITCLTCQGTGYIPTEQVNELVALIPHSDQRLRPQRTKQYVLLSVLLCLLASGLVVFFLFPHSVLVDDDGIKVVKVTFNEQDSLVILAITATLKIRNSNFYSVAVTSLSSQVQYMNTVVGSYVTTNISLIPPRSEHLLLLQVTRYPGAQHSGLHANFSEDFLHWPHDPELPGDTPLCGLWSKFHSCLETARGPSMAAPVRRDTASVSRA; the protein is encoded by the exons ATGGGGTCCCAGCAGTCCGCTTATGCTCACCCCCCTTCTTGCAAGCGGAAGAAGGCAGATGACAGGGAGGATTTGCTGGCTGAACGGGAGCAGGAAGAAGCCATTGCTCAGTTCCCATATGTGGAGTTCACAGGGCGAGATAGCATCACCTGTCTCACGTGCCAGGGGACAGGCTACATTCCAACAG agCAAGTAAATGAGTTGGTGGCTTTGATCCCACACAGTGATCAGAGATTGCGTCCTCAGAGAAC GAAGCAGTATGTCCTCCTGTCTGTTCTGCTCTGTCTCCTGGCATCTGGTTTGGTggttttcttcctgtttccacaTTCGGTCCTCGTGGATGATGACGGCATCAAAGTGGTGAAAGTCACGTTTAATGAGCAGGACTCCCTTGTAATCCTCGCCATCACG GCCACCCTGAAAATCAGGAACTCCAACTTCTACTCTGTGGCGGTGACCAGCCTGTCCAGCCAGGTTCAGTACATGAACACCGTGGTTGGGTCATATGTGACAACTAACATCTCCCTCATTCCACCTCGGAGCGAGCATCTG CTTCTTCTGCAGGTTACCCGATATCCTGGTGCACAGCACAGTGGTCTTCATGCG AACTTCAGTGAAGATTTCCTACATTGGCCACATGACCCAGAGCTCCCTGGAGACACACCACTATGTGGATTGTGGAGCAAATTCCACAGCTGTTTAGAAACTGCTCGTGGTCCTTCCATGGCAGCACCTGTCAGAAGAGACACAGCATCTGTTTCCAGGGCCTGA
- the TMEM106C gene encoding transmembrane protein 106C isoform X2, with protein sequence MGSQQSAYAHPPSCKRKKADDREDLLAEREQEEAIAQFPYVEFTGRDSITCLTCQGTGYIPTEQVNELVALIPHSDQRLRPQRTKQYVLLSVLLCLLASGLVVFFLFPHSVLVDDDGIKVVKVTFNEQDSLVILAITATLKIRNSNFYSVAVTSLSSQVQYMNTVVGSYVTTNISLIPPRSEHLVNFTVKAEMGGPFSYVYFFCRLPDILVHSTVVFMRTSVKISYIGHMTQSSLETHHYVDCGANSTAV encoded by the exons ATGGGGTCCCAGCAGTCCGCTTATGCTCACCCCCCTTCTTGCAAGCGGAAGAAGGCAGATGACAGGGAGGATTTGCTGGCTGAACGGGAGCAGGAAGAAGCCATTGCTCAGTTCCCATATGTGGAGTTCACAGGGCGAGATAGCATCACCTGTCTCACGTGCCAGGGGACAGGCTACATTCCAACAG agCAAGTAAATGAGTTGGTGGCTTTGATCCCACACAGTGATCAGAGATTGCGTCCTCAGAGAAC GAAGCAGTATGTCCTCCTGTCTGTTCTGCTCTGTCTCCTGGCATCTGGTTTGGTggttttcttcctgtttccacaTTCGGTCCTCGTGGATGATGACGGCATCAAAGTGGTGAAAGTCACGTTTAATGAGCAGGACTCCCTTGTAATCCTCGCCATCACG GCCACCCTGAAAATCAGGAACTCCAACTTCTACTCTGTGGCGGTGACCAGCCTGTCCAGCCAGGTTCAGTACATGAACACCGTGGTTGGGTCATATGTGACAACTAACATCTCCCTCATTCCACCTCGGAGCGAGCATCTG GTGAATTTTACCGTGAAGGCTGAGATGGGAGGACCATTTTCCTATGTGTA CTTCTTCTGCAGGTTACCCGATATCCTGGTGCACAGCACAGTGGTCTTCATGCG AACTTCAGTGAAGATTTCCTACATTGGCCACATGACCCAGAGCTCCCTGGAGACACACCACTATGTGGATTGTGGAGCAAATTCCACAGCTGTTTAG